In a genomic window of Chryseobacterium sp. G0162:
- a CDS encoding TonB-dependent receptor plug domain-containing protein has product MNFKFISYIISLSLLFSSVFLKAQDSFKDFEKEKTYIQTNHVFYKPGEDMYFKIYVVQGKNNLPASDSRVVNFEIIDPSGSVLTKSKYKINNGYANGYFSFADDMKGGVYKIRAYTNWMQNEEGKNAFEKEITLQKIVSPRILMKLDFPKKGYSSGDEVTADFSMRSLGNLPIPFYEADYVVTYNGEIVTEGKLITDKEGKKLLQFRLPKSLKSSDALLNIKVNFDGFTESISRNIPIVLNNLDVKFLPEGGTFINGTEQNIAFKILDEYEKPVDAVLGIYNQNHEKISEVSTYNFGMGSFFLTPKIGETYYAKVVKPENITQIYHLPESKNNGLMLNIKKENGILLLKTVTTQEKNIVLKGFFRDKEIYSKEISLQNGINSLELPEKDLPVGICRFTLFENNIPLAERIVFTNKDQQLNIKVKPVKDYYQPREKVVLNIETTDKNNQPIPANLAISVVDDKLWTYADDKQNHISSWFLMDSELKGKIEKPQFYFDKKEEKAEKSLDLVMLTNGYRYFELIPEIVKTGKYKFLPEKRGTVYGVVEDENKKPVKANVFLVESYGGQILKQATTENGQFYFSGMEGSNSYKLIAKSIQPKHKVKIRVLSYKLEINPLVKQKLNNINVEEIIKEAEIKEKLKQIPPKINNTKKDTISGKNIEEVVVVGYGTLMNKKTSTSSVSIIGNSEIKDSNYGSLLQGKVAGVTVTPAGEQQKGNFVVRGTSSISNKSPLFVVDGAPVENFNTAINPNDINSVTVLKDAAATAIYGSRAVNGVVIINSFSNSLAQNKLDITPKSYFAVLSIPTDELIKYSVNKEFVYPEYKTTNTSYRFDYREAIYWNPVVETDKEGKAKVEFYNSDANSTFRAMTEGISASGLIGREETTYAAQSLISIDAKIPQYLTRTDEMLIPVVIKNNSRETRKMVMDVIVPNHVKLMSSDSLITLKPLESGRLFVKIQTDEVVNSNIQFIIRSGDFRETMILPFKVEEKGFLHQFSLIDNKAEKIQFTIPEYINGSLFSSYYVFENAALKMLDDLERLKREPHGCFEQLSSTVYPNIFILDYLKLSKKIDSSTESLVIKNLKKGFQKMLSYKNKDGGVGYFNTTESDVSLSAFALLEFTDLKRHIVIDPKIIQGLSSFILSKKSGNGLFGVRRYYESQTGSYSEYDWSRNMYVLYALSQLGFKTEIEDSYQVMLKRALLKKDSYQLALLANAAANLGKHQEYDNLMFVLSNQFENQKFNVATTFTGSGGYSANAEALSLYMMALQKDEKLNQQTIAKAADQLLSYNGGYGFGSTQATSLALQALSQFFLKNEKLFRTDRPVIKINNALVSSGLNIASAYKTGNNTINIDYPSQTGLLYKLEYQYYTLKAPESSNIPLTMETKLMSENSRVGETNRMTVTLKNKVNNQLPMTVAKIGIPAGLTLQTSLLKNLIDKKQISYYEIFDNYLVLYWEHFDAEETKTINLDLKVEFAGTYTGKSSNVYLYYMPESKYWNQGINTTITP; this is encoded by the coding sequence ATGAATTTCAAATTTATATCATATATCATATCACTGAGCCTATTGTTTTCATCAGTATTTCTAAAGGCACAGGATTCATTTAAGGATTTTGAAAAAGAAAAAACATATATTCAGACCAATCATGTTTTCTATAAACCGGGAGAGGACATGTATTTTAAAATATATGTAGTGCAGGGAAAGAATAATCTTCCGGCAAGTGACAGCAGGGTGGTCAATTTTGAAATCATTGACCCTTCCGGAAGTGTTTTAACAAAGTCCAAATATAAAATTAACAATGGCTATGCCAACGGATACTTCTCTTTCGCTGATGATATGAAGGGTGGTGTTTACAAGATTAGAGCCTATACCAACTGGATGCAGAATGAGGAAGGAAAAAATGCTTTTGAAAAAGAAATTACCTTGCAGAAAATAGTATCTCCAAGGATTTTAATGAAGCTGGATTTTCCAAAGAAAGGATATAGCTCCGGTGATGAAGTCACCGCAGACTTTTCAATGCGAAGTCTGGGTAATCTACCCATTCCTTTTTACGAAGCGGATTATGTGGTAACTTATAATGGGGAAATTGTTACTGAAGGCAAGCTTATTACAGACAAGGAAGGAAAAAAACTATTGCAGTTCAGACTTCCCAAATCCTTAAAATCCTCAGATGCACTTTTAAATATTAAAGTTAATTTTGATGGATTTACAGAATCTATTTCAAGAAATATTCCTATTGTACTGAACAATCTGGATGTGAAATTTTTACCTGAAGGAGGAACTTTTATCAACGGAACAGAACAGAATATTGCATTCAAAATATTGGATGAATATGAAAAACCGGTAGACGCAGTTTTGGGTATTTATAATCAGAACCATGAAAAAATATCTGAAGTTTCCACTTATAATTTCGGGATGGGAAGCTTCTTTCTTACTCCGAAAATAGGAGAAACATATTATGCAAAAGTTGTAAAACCTGAAAATATTACACAGATTTATCATCTTCCTGAGTCTAAAAATAATGGCTTGATGTTGAATATCAAAAAAGAAAATGGAATACTTTTATTGAAAACGGTGACTACACAGGAAAAGAATATCGTTTTAAAAGGATTTTTCCGTGATAAAGAAATTTACAGCAAAGAGATTTCTTTACAAAACGGGATCAACTCATTGGAGCTGCCAGAAAAAGATCTGCCGGTTGGAATTTGTCGTTTTACGTTATTTGAAAATAATATTCCTCTTGCAGAACGTATTGTCTTTACCAATAAAGATCAGCAACTGAATATCAAGGTAAAGCCTGTAAAAGATTATTATCAGCCAAGAGAAAAAGTAGTGCTGAATATTGAGACTACTGATAAAAATAACCAACCAATACCAGCAAATCTTGCCATAAGTGTAGTGGATGATAAGCTTTGGACTTATGCTGACGATAAACAGAATCATATCAGTTCATGGTTCCTGATGGATTCTGAACTGAAAGGAAAGATTGAAAAGCCTCAGTTTTATTTTGATAAAAAAGAAGAAAAAGCAGAAAAAAGTCTGGATCTTGTGATGCTCACCAATGGATACAGGTATTTTGAACTGATTCCGGAGATTGTTAAAACAGGTAAATACAAATTTCTGCCGGAAAAAAGAGGGACAGTATATGGAGTCGTAGAAGATGAGAATAAGAAACCGGTAAAAGCCAATGTTTTTCTTGTAGAATCGTATGGAGGCCAGATTCTTAAACAAGCAACAACAGAAAATGGTCAGTTTTATTTCTCAGGGATGGAAGGTAGTAATTCTTACAAATTGATTGCTAAATCCATTCAGCCTAAACATAAAGTAAAAATAAGAGTTTTGTCATATAAATTGGAGATAAATCCGCTTGTTAAGCAAAAGCTAAATAACATAAATGTAGAAGAAATTATAAAAGAAGCTGAAATCAAAGAAAAACTGAAACAAATACCACCAAAAATAAATAATACAAAGAAGGATACTATTTCTGGAAAAAATATTGAGGAAGTTGTGGTGGTAGGATACGGAACTTTGATGAATAAAAAAACAAGTACCTCTTCGGTAAGCATTATTGGCAATTCTGAAATTAAAGATTCTAATTATGGGTCATTATTACAGGGAAAAGTTGCAGGAGTCACTGTAACTCCGGCTGGAGAACAGCAAAAAGGAAATTTTGTGGTCAGAGGGACTTCATCAATATCAAACAAAAGTCCATTATTTGTGGTAGATGGAGCTCCGGTAGAAAATTTTAATACAGCCATCAATCCCAATGATATTAACAGTGTTACAGTTTTGAAGGATGCGGCGGCAACAGCCATTTACGGGAGCAGAGCCGTTAATGGAGTTGTCATTATTAATTCATTTTCTAATAGTTTGGCTCAGAATAAGCTGGATATCACCCCTAAATCTTATTTTGCAGTTCTATCTATTCCTACAGATGAACTTATCAAATATTCGGTAAATAAAGAATTTGTCTATCCCGAATATAAAACAACTAATACTTCTTATAGATTTGATTACAGAGAAGCTATTTATTGGAACCCTGTAGTGGAAACTGATAAAGAAGGTAAAGCAAAAGTAGAATTCTATAATTCAGATGCCAATTCCACCTTCAGAGCGATGACAGAAGGAATTTCAGCGTCCGGATTGATAGGCAGAGAAGAAACCACTTATGCAGCACAAAGCCTTATATCTATTGATGCTAAGATTCCACAGTATTTGACAAGAACGGACGAAATGCTTATTCCTGTAGTGATCAAAAATAATTCCAGAGAAACCAGAAAAATGGTAATGGACGTTATTGTTCCCAATCATGTAAAGTTGATGTCATCAGATAGCCTGATTACTTTAAAACCTTTGGAATCAGGAAGATTATTTGTTAAAATACAGACAGATGAAGTAGTAAATTCTAATATTCAGTTTATTATAAGATCTGGAGATTTCAGGGAAACAATGATTCTTCCTTTTAAGGTTGAAGAGAAAGGATTTTTACATCAGTTTTCTTTAATAGATAACAAGGCGGAGAAAATTCAGTTTACAATTCCTGAATATATCAATGGAAGCCTGTTTTCATCTTATTATGTATTTGAAAATGCCGCTTTGAAAATGCTTGATGATCTTGAAAGGTTGAAGAGAGAACCGCATGGATGTTTTGAGCAGCTGTCATCAACAGTATATCCTAATATTTTTATTCTGGATTATTTAAAATTAAGCAAGAAAATTGATAGTTCCACAGAAAGCCTTGTGATCAAAAATCTGAAAAAAGGCTTCCAGAAAATGTTAAGCTATAAAAATAAAGACGGCGGTGTTGGATACTTTAATACAACTGAGTCAGATGTCTCTCTTTCTGCATTTGCTTTACTCGAGTTTACAGATCTGAAAAGGCATATTGTGATTGATCCAAAGATTATTCAAGGATTATCATCATTTATTTTGTCAAAAAAATCAGGGAATGGACTTTTTGGAGTACGAAGATATTATGAATCCCAAACAGGATCATACTCAGAATACGATTGGTCAAGAAATATGTATGTACTCTATGCATTATCTCAGTTAGGCTTTAAAACTGAAATTGAAGATTCTTATCAAGTAATGCTGAAAAGAGCCTTGTTGAAAAAAGATTCTTATCAACTGGCTTTATTGGCTAATGCAGCAGCGAATCTTGGAAAACATCAGGAATATGATAACTTAATGTTTGTTTTAAGTAATCAGTTTGAAAATCAAAAATTTAACGTTGCAACTACCTTTACGGGTTCCGGAGGATATTCAGCCAATGCAGAAGCACTTTCATTGTATATGATGGCACTTCAGAAAGATGAAAAGCTCAATCAGCAAACTATCGCAAAAGCAGCAGATCAGCTTTTAAGTTACAATGGAGGCTATGGATTTGGATCAACTCAGGCAACAAGTTTGGCTTTACAGGCGTTGTCTCAGTTTTTTCTTAAAAATGAAAAGCTATTTAGAACTGATAGACCTGTTATTAAAATAAACAACGCTTTAGTATCATCTGGTTTAAATATTGCATCTGCTTACAAAACCGGGAACAATACCATTAATATAGATTACCCTTCACAGACAGGGCTTCTTTATAAGTTAGAGTATCAATATTATACTCTGAAGGCGCCGGAAAGTTCGAATATTCCTTTAACCATGGAGACGAAATTAATGTCCGAAAATTCCAGAGTAGGAGAAACCAACAGAATGACAGTCACCCTTAAAAACAAAGTGAATAATCAGTTGCCTATGACAGTTGCTAAAATTGGTATTCCTGCAGGACTGACTCTGCAAACGTCTTTACTAAAAAATCTAATAGATAAAAAACAAATTTCTTATTATGAGATATTTGACAATTATCTGGTTTTGTACTGGGAACATTTTGATGCTGAAGAAACAAAAACCATCAACCTTGATCTGAAAGTAGAATTTGCAGGAACCTATACAGGAAAATCAAGCAATGTTTATCTTTATTATATGCCGGAGTCAAAGTATTGGAACCAAGGTATAAATACTACTATTACTCCATAG
- a CDS encoding VWA domain-containing protein, which yields MSSTVRSGAASSKVSVVKKSKGSKKEKDEFPEAGKLTAGEVNDFSKWDYWQDMAVPALSQYKEEWKLFPDRRVSVQLVNKNKKPVIGKKLRLLNDKKEIVWQAVSDNKGSAELWIAPRIDDKSSSKKYFITDDKGKILSSNVTLFKKGQNVISLDVPCLEKRNLDLAFIVDATGSMGDEITYLQSELLDVLKKVEKKLANTTDVRYGSVFYRDQGDEYVTREFDFSDKAVNLVNFIKKQRAGGGGDFPEAVVEALDSSIDKLSWSKGNSTKIMFLILDAPPHYSAENINKLYDKIKLAAQKGITIIPLAASDTDKQTEYLMRTFALLTNGTYTFLTNHSGIGNNHIEPTTDSYEVEKLNELLLRLILQRSTIPSCQAPSKNEYINKKIEIELENEENPKIKIYPNPTKGVINIQSNKQIDELYLYDFSGKILIRQEKLPKGTNKIDITPYPQSAYLMRCRYGEQWDTFKIIKN from the coding sequence ATTTCAAGTACTGTAAGAAGTGGAGCAGCTTCTTCAAAAGTTTCGGTAGTAAAAAAATCAAAAGGCTCAAAAAAAGAGAAGGATGAATTTCCTGAAGCAGGGAAATTAACTGCAGGAGAGGTGAATGACTTTTCAAAATGGGATTATTGGCAAGATATGGCTGTTCCTGCTTTATCTCAATATAAAGAAGAATGGAAACTATTTCCAGATAGAAGAGTTTCAGTTCAGCTAGTTAATAAAAATAAAAAACCAGTCATTGGTAAGAAATTAAGATTGTTGAATGACAAGAAAGAAATAGTATGGCAAGCTGTTTCTGATAATAAAGGAAGTGCTGAACTGTGGATTGCTCCGAGAATCGATGATAAATCTTCATCAAAAAAGTATTTTATTACAGATGATAAAGGGAAAATATTATCAAGTAATGTGACTTTATTTAAGAAAGGACAAAATGTAATTAGTCTTGATGTCCCTTGCCTTGAAAAAAGAAATCTGGATTTAGCTTTTATAGTGGATGCTACAGGTTCTATGGGAGATGAAATCACTTATTTACAATCTGAATTATTGGATGTATTGAAAAAAGTTGAGAAAAAATTAGCCAATACTACAGATGTTCGATACGGATCCGTTTTTTACAGGGATCAAGGTGATGAATATGTAACAAGAGAATTTGATTTTTCTGATAAAGCTGTAAACCTGGTTAACTTTATAAAAAAACAAAGAGCAGGAGGTGGTGGAGATTTTCCTGAAGCCGTGGTAGAAGCATTAGATTCTTCAATAGATAAATTGAGCTGGAGCAAAGGAAATTCTACTAAAATTATGTTTTTAATTCTGGATGCCCCGCCCCACTATTCAGCAGAGAATATTAATAAATTGTACGATAAGATAAAGCTGGCAGCACAGAAAGGGATTACAATAATTCCACTGGCTGCAAGTGATACAGATAAGCAGACAGAATATCTGATGAGGACTTTTGCCCTGCTTACAAATGGGACTTATACATTTCTTACCAATCACAGTGGGATTGGAAATAATCATATTGAACCAACAACAGACTCTTATGAAGTAGAAAAATTAAATGAACTGTTATTAAGATTAATTTTACAGCGTTCAACAATACCTTCCTGCCAAGCACCTTCTAAGAACGAATATATCAATAAAAAGATTGAAATAGAATTAGAAAATGAAGAAAACCCCAAGATTAAAATTTATCCGAATCCTACAAAAGGAGTGATTAATATACAATCAAATAAACAAATTGATGAGTTGTATTTATATGACTTCAGTGGTAAAATTTTAATAAGACAAGAAAAATTGCCTAAAGGGACAAATAAAATTGATATTACGCCTTATCCGCAAAGTGCTTATTTAATGAGATGCAGATATGGTGAACAATGGGATACTTTTAAAATTATTAAAAATTAA
- a CDS encoding GbsR/MarR family transcriptional regulator, with translation MQLSEAKEKYIQTWGTFATNWGINRTMAQVHALLLASGKPLSTDEVMEQLEISRGNANMNLRALIDWGIVRKEFIKGDRKEYFVAEKDVWYLFKQITKERRKREIEPVISFLEELRNIEDNDSEEAKEFIKLMDDFSSVTGKINNIMDLAIKSDDHWLVGKITNLLK, from the coding sequence ATGCAACTTTCAGAAGCTAAAGAAAAATACATTCAGACCTGGGGAACTTTTGCTACCAATTGGGGAATCAACCGTACGATGGCACAGGTCCATGCATTGCTTTTGGCGAGTGGTAAACCATTGTCTACAGATGAGGTGATGGAACAGCTGGAAATTTCGAGAGGAAATGCCAATATGAATCTTCGTGCTTTAATTGATTGGGGTATTGTAAGGAAAGAATTTATTAAAGGAGATCGTAAAGAATACTTCGTAGCAGAAAAAGACGTATGGTATCTTTTTAAACAAATTACCAAAGAACGTAGGAAAAGAGAAATTGAGCCGGTAATCTCCTTTCTTGAAGAGTTAAGGAATATTGAAGATAATGATTCGGAGGAAGCAAAAGAATTCATTAAGTTGATGGATGATTTCAGCTCTGTAACCGGGAAAATCAACAATATCATGGATCTGGCAATTAAAAGTGATGATCACTGGTTGGTAGGTAAAATTACCAACCTGTTGAAATAA
- a CDS encoding DCC1-like thiol-disulfide oxidoreductase family protein, which yields MKTLKNHTLIYDNECPMCAMYSKGFTKYGMLDENGREAFTEISVRNKDLVDFHRAKNEIALVDHDKNRVVYGLDSLLLIIGSSFPLLERIARIQPLYWFFKKVYSFVSYNRKQIIPSKKDNTEQSCVPDFNLKYRLIYIAFVMFFSAYVLSLYSGKFGGNLTPNFLRELAVCLGQVLWQTLFLKRYLKDKIWDYLGNMMTVSLIGTLLLIPVLFVNITPVFHLIYFGIVVIIMFLEHLRRCRILKLNYISSISWILFRVTALVIIILTTL from the coding sequence ATGAAAACGCTCAAAAACCACACCCTGATTTACGATAATGAATGTCCTATGTGTGCAATGTATTCCAAAGGCTTTACAAAATATGGTATGCTGGATGAAAACGGAAGAGAAGCCTTTACGGAAATATCAGTCAGAAATAAAGATCTTGTGGATTTTCACCGGGCAAAAAACGAAATTGCTTTGGTAGATCATGATAAGAATAGAGTAGTTTATGGCTTAGATAGTTTGTTGCTAATCATTGGAAGCTCATTTCCATTATTAGAAAGAATAGCCAGAATACAACCTTTGTATTGGTTCTTTAAAAAAGTATATTCCTTTGTTTCTTATAACCGAAAACAGATTATTCCATCTAAAAAAGATAATACAGAACAATCTTGTGTACCTGATTTTAATCTGAAATATAGACTGATTTATATCGCTTTTGTAATGTTCTTTTCAGCTTATGTTTTAAGTTTATATTCAGGAAAGTTTGGGGGTAATTTAACGCCCAATTTCTTAAGAGAATTAGCTGTATGTTTAGGACAGGTCCTTTGGCAAACCCTATTTCTAAAGAGGTATTTAAAAGATAAGATTTGGGATTACCTAGGCAATATGATGACCGTTTCTTTAATAGGGACACTTCTCTTGATTCCAGTTTTATTTGTGAACATTACCCCGGTTTTTCACCTCATTTATTTCGGAATTGTTGTAATCATCATGTTTTTGGAGCATTTGAGAAGATGCAGGATCTTAAAACTAAACTACATTTCTAGTATTTCCTGGATACTGTTTAGGGTAACAGCACTCGTCATCATCATTTTGACTACTCTTTAA
- a CDS encoding SRPBCC family protein has product MSRIYLETLIDADIETVFDLARNIDLHQESTSRTYEKAIAGRTSGLIEENETVTWRAKHLGIYQTLTTKIISMEKPNQFTDKMQKGAFKSLHHQHIFKTVDGKTRMTDIFDFESPLGIIGKMFNKLFLKNYLKKFLLERNQLIKITAESINSHPQSEH; this is encoded by the coding sequence ATGTCTAGAATTTATTTAGAAACTCTGATCGACGCTGATATTGAAACCGTTTTTGATTTAGCAAGAAATATAGATCTGCACCAAGAGTCAACTTCGCGAACCTATGAAAAAGCTATCGCAGGACGTACATCCGGTTTGATTGAGGAAAACGAAACTGTAACCTGGAGAGCAAAACATTTAGGGATATATCAAACCCTCACCACAAAAATTATCAGCATGGAAAAGCCTAATCAGTTTACTGATAAAATGCAGAAGGGAGCCTTTAAATCATTGCACCACCAGCATATTTTTAAAACAGTAGATGGAAAAACACGGATGACTGATATTTTTGATTTCGAATCTCCATTAGGAATAATAGGAAAAATGTTCAATAAGTTATTTCTTAAAAATTATCTCAAAAAATTCCTTCTGGAAAGAAACCAATTAATAAAAATAACTGCAGAATCAATAAACTCACACCCACAATCAGAACATTAA
- a CDS encoding YqjF family protein — protein sequence MNFLKAEWRKLAIINYEINPEVLLKYLPEGTELDFYKGKCYVSLVGFMFLNTKLLGLPIPFHRNFEEVNLRFYVRKYENGEWKRGVVFIKEIVPKPALSFVANSIYKENYHTMPMKNEIHQQEDELLIRYSWKDKKWNSIQITAENKAQPMEANSEFEFITEHYYGFTKKEDKTSEYEVCHPKWDCYQVKDYQLEIDFQKIYGKDFQCLNHQEPISVMLAEGSEIEVKTKKYII from the coding sequence ATGAATTTTTTAAAAGCAGAATGGCGAAAATTAGCCATCATCAATTACGAAATCAATCCAGAGGTATTATTAAAATACCTGCCGGAAGGTACAGAACTCGATTTCTATAAAGGCAAATGTTATGTAAGCCTAGTTGGCTTTATGTTTTTAAATACGAAATTATTGGGTTTACCTATTCCTTTTCATCGTAATTTTGAAGAAGTAAACCTTAGATTTTATGTCAGGAAATATGAAAATGGAGAATGGAAAAGAGGAGTAGTTTTTATCAAAGAAATTGTTCCTAAGCCGGCTTTAAGTTTTGTAGCCAATTCTATTTATAAAGAAAACTACCATACAATGCCAATGAAAAACGAAATTCATCAACAAGAAGATGAACTGCTGATCCGGTATTCATGGAAAGACAAAAAGTGGAATTCTATTCAGATTACAGCAGAAAATAAGGCACAACCCATGGAAGCAAATTCAGAATTTGAGTTCATTACGGAACATTATTATGGTTTTACCAAAAAAGAAGATAAAACCTCAGAATATGAAGTTTGTCACCCAAAATGGGACTGTTATCAGGTAAAAGATTATCAATTGGAAATCGATTTTCAAAAGATTTACGGAAAAGACTTTCAATGTCTTAATCATCAGGAGCCTATTTCGGTAATGCTGGCTGAAGGTTCAGAAATAGAAGTGAAAACAAAAAAATACATCATCTAA
- a CDS encoding TIGR01777 family oxidoreductase, with the protein MKIIIAAGTGFLGKNLEKYFTGKGDQVYILTRKPTRKNEIYWNAKTIGEWKNILEEADVLINLTGKSVDCRYDEKNKAEIYESRIDSTRILQEAVNRCSVSPKIWLNASSATIYVHSEKHLNTEDNGIIGDDFSMNICKSWESEFFRIQNEGIRKVALRTSIVLGNNGGAFPKLKMITKLGMGGKQGRGNQMVSWIHIDDFCRAIDWVIQHKNVEGSINITAPAPLSNEAMMKKLRKEIRAPFGLNAPVWQLEIASIFLKTETELLLKSRNVYPEKLIESGFQFSYPTFDEAILKLLKA; encoded by the coding sequence ATGAAAATAATTATCGCCGCCGGAACCGGATTTCTTGGTAAAAACTTAGAAAAATATTTTACAGGAAAAGGAGATCAAGTCTACATTCTGACGCGCAAGCCTACTCGTAAAAATGAAATTTATTGGAATGCGAAAACAATAGGAGAATGGAAGAATATTCTTGAAGAAGCAGATGTACTCATCAATCTTACAGGGAAATCCGTGGATTGCCGTTATGATGAAAAGAATAAAGCAGAAATTTATGAATCAAGAATTGACAGTACAAGAATATTACAAGAAGCTGTTAATCGTTGTTCTGTTTCTCCAAAAATTTGGCTGAATGCAAGTTCTGCCACCATTTATGTGCATTCAGAAAAACACTTGAATACAGAGGACAACGGAATTATCGGTGATGACTTTTCAATGAATATCTGTAAAAGCTGGGAAAGCGAATTTTTTAGAATCCAAAATGAAGGTATAAGAAAAGTTGCACTTCGTACTTCCATTGTATTGGGAAATAACGGGGGAGCATTTCCAAAACTGAAAATGATAACAAAATTAGGAATGGGTGGAAAACAGGGAAGAGGAAATCAGATGGTAAGCTGGATTCATATTGATGATTTCTGCAGGGCTATAGACTGGGTTATTCAACATAAGAATGTGGAAGGTTCTATAAATATAACAGCTCCCGCTCCATTATCTAATGAAGCCATGATGAAAAAACTAAGAAAAGAGATCAGAGCTCCATTTGGGTTAAATGCTCCGGTATGGCAGTTAGAGATCGCCTCCATATTTCTGAAAACTGAAACTGAACTCTTGTTGAAAAGCCGTAATGTTTACCCTGAAAAACTCATTGAAAGCGGTTTTCAGTTTTCTTACCCAACTTTTGATGAGGCTATTCTTAAATTACTAAAAGCTTAA
- the lpdA gene encoding dihydrolipoyl dehydrogenase, whose protein sequence is MNYDIIVIGSGPGGYVTAIRAAQLGFKTAIIEKENLGGICLNWGCIPTKALLKSAQVFHYINHAEDYGLNKVEASFEFPNVIQRSRGVASKMSKGIEFLMKKNKIDVILGTAKVQKGKKVSVTDKDGKVVEYTGNHIIIATGARSRELPNLPQDGKKVIGYRQALSLPEQPKSMIVVGSGAIGVEFADFYNTMGTKVTVVEFMPNIVPVEDEEISKHLEKSLKKSGIEIMTNASVESVDTTGEGVKANVKTANGNITLEADVLLSAVGIAANIENIGLEEVGIQTDKGRVLVNEWYETSAPGYYAIGDIIPTQALAHVASAEGITCVEKIKGMHVEKIDYGNIPGCTYCHPEVASVGLTEKQAKEKGYEIKVGKFPLSASGKATANGNTDGFIKVIFDAKYGEWLGCHMIGEGVTDMVAEAVVARKLETTGHEIIKSIHPHPTVSEAIMEAAAAAYGEVIHI, encoded by the coding sequence ATGAATTACGATATTATTGTCATTGGAAGTGGTCCTGGTGGATATGTTACTGCGATCAGAGCAGCGCAATTGGGTTTCAAAACCGCAATTATCGAGAAAGAAAACTTAGGAGGAATTTGCCTTAACTGGGGATGTATTCCAACCAAAGCTTTATTGAAATCTGCTCAGGTTTTTCATTATATCAACCATGCTGAAGATTACGGATTAAATAAAGTAGAAGCAAGCTTCGAATTCCCGAATGTGATTCAGAGAAGCCGTGGTGTTGCCAGCAAAATGAGCAAAGGAATCGAATTCTTAATGAAAAAGAATAAGATTGACGTAATTCTTGGTACTGCAAAAGTACAGAAAGGTAAAAAAGTTTCTGTAACAGATAAAGACGGTAAAGTAGTAGAATATACTGGTAACCACATTATCATTGCTACAGGAGCTCGTTCAAGAGAATTACCAAACTTACCGCAAGATGGTAAAAAAGTAATTGGATACAGACAGGCATTATCTCTTCCTGAGCAGCCAAAATCTATGATCGTTGTAGGTTCTGGAGCTATTGGGGTAGAATTTGCTGACTTCTATAATACAATGGGAACTAAAGTAACGGTTGTTGAATTTATGCCAAACATTGTTCCTGTAGAAGATGAAGAAATCTCTAAACACTTAGAGAAATCTCTGAAAAAATCAGGAATCGAAATTATGACCAACGCTTCTGTAGAGAGCGTAGATACAACAGGAGAAGGCGTAAAAGCGAATGTTAAAACGGCTAATGGAAACATTACCCTTGAAGCTGATGTGTTATTATCTGCTGTAGGTATTGCTGCTAATATCGAAAACATCGGTTTAGAAGAAGTAGGTATCCAGACAGATAAAGGGAGAGTTTTAGTAAACGAATGGTATGAAACTTCAGCACCAGGCTACTATGCAATCGGTGATATCATCCCAACTCAGGCATTGGCTCACGTTGCTTCTGCAGAAGGAATCACTTGTGTAGAGAAAATCAAAGGGATGCACGTTGAGAAAATTGACTATGGCAATATCCCTGGATGTACTTACTGTCACCCTGAAGTAGCTTCTGTAGGTCTTACTGAAAAGCAGGCTAAAGAAAAAGGATATGAAATCAAAGTTGGTAAATTCCCTCTTTCCGCAAGTGGTAAAGCTACAGCTAACGGAAATACAGACGGATTTATCAAAGTAATCTTTGATGCTAAATATGGTGAGTGGTTAGGATGTCACATGATTGGTGAAGGAGTAACTGATATGGTTGCTGAAGCAGTAGTTGCTAGAAAATTAGAAACTACAGGTCACGAGATCATCAAATCGATCCACCCACACCCAACCGTTTCTGAAGCAATTATGGAAGCAGCTGCAGCAGCTTATGGAGAAGTGATCCATATCTAA